ATCAATCAAGCTGAGGACACTTTACTCAAGATCGACCTAAAAGGTTTATCCATCAGTATCAGTTTCTGCTCTGAGCTTCAAACGACTGCAACCCTGGCAAATCTACAAAGCCTTGGAGCCATTGTATCAGTGGCTGGTGATGACCTTGCAAAGTCAATGAACTGTAATATTTTAATTACAGATGAAAAGGACACAGAAATAGTCCGTGCATTCGAGAAAACGGAAAAGCCGGTTATATACCTTAACGACATTCGTCCTCTGGCAACGCGTCAGCTACTGGCCAAAAGCATACTGGCTTCAATTGGAGTTGCCCATTAGGTAGACTTCGATTGGCAAGGTAAAACATCATCATATCCCCATGCGAAACCTCATCATTGCCACGCTCCTGTTCCTGACAACTTGTTTCACAGCAAATAGCCAGACAGGTGCATCCAATGTTCAATCTGATACAACGAAAAAAGATGATGTTCTCCTTGTGGCAACACGCCAGGCACCACCGTTCTCATTTATTGATGAAAATGGGAGATGGACCGGAATCACGATCGAACTCTGGGAAGCCATCGCAGCCAAATTGAATGTCAAATACGAATACAAGGATTACAATCTAAGTGAGCTATTAAAAGCGGTGGAAACCGGAGAGGCTGACATTGGAGCAGCGGCAATCACTATTACGGCTGAGCGTGTTAAGAAGATGGATTTCACTCACACTTATTTTGGTGAAGGGCTTGGTATCGCAACAACCGTTGAAAGAGAAGACATTTGGACTCATCTCGCTTCCACTATTCTAACGTGGAATTTCGCCAAAGCACTGCTAGCACTCATTACCATTTTGCTGATAGCGGGTCTTCTCATCTGGCTTGTTGAACGAAAAAACAATCCAGAACAATTTGGAGGAAGAATGCACCATGGGCTTGGCAATGGCTTTTGGTGGTCTGCAGTCACCATGACAACAGTAGGCTATGGCGACAAAGCGCCGGTAACAGTCCTCGGACGTTTTATTGGGCTCGTCTGGATGTTCACCTCCATTATAATCATTTCCGGTTTCACCGGTGCCATAGCCACAGCGTTAACGGTAGGGCAACTTGAGCCAGCGGTTACCGGCCCACAAGACTTACCAAATGTTAAAGTGGGTGTTTTAAAGGATTCCTCAGGCGAAGAGTTCCTCGAAGCAACAGGTCTGAAACCTATCAATTTCAACTCAGTCGACGATGGACTTAAAGCACTTCAAAATGGAGAGATTAAAGCTTTTGTTCATGATAAGCCGATTCTGGTTTACTCAGTCGATGAGAGATATATCAATTCGATCAAGGTACTCGAACACTCATTCGACCCTGGTTTCATTGGTCTGGCCCTGCCACTGGAGAGCAAGAATCTTAAAGAAACGGACTTGGCCCTGCTCGAGTTCGTTCAAACTCCTGCCTGGGACGCGATTCTTAAAAAGTACGGCGTTGATTGATTTAGCGGTTCACTCTCGCAATAACTTTGTGAGCAGATGAAAACACAACAATGAAACTAGCCAAGTTCTCTCTCTTGCTTGTAATCCTTTTGGATGTAATGGGTCAGGGCCTGGTCATTCCGATTTTGACCACTATCCTCATGGATGCTGATCAAACCTTTTTGGCAAAGGATACATCAAAGGGAACGCGACAATTCTATTTCGGCATCACGATGGCGCTTTTCTATCTGGGCTGGTTTCTTGGTGCAGCCTACATATCCAAACTTTCTGATTACATTGGTCGAAAACAAGGTATCTTGATCTGTCTGGGTGGAACGTTATCGGGTTATATCCTGACCATTTTCGCGCTTAGCTTCGATAGCCTCATATTGCTCGTGCTCGCGCGAATGATAACAGGTTTCACAGCTGGAAATCAACCGATCGCCCAGGCTGCACTGGTTGACAGCTGCAAGAGCGATGATGATAAAAATCGGGCAATGGGCCTGGTGGTTGTGGCAATCAGTATTGGCCTTGTGATGGGGCCATTACTCGGCGGCTTGCTATCAAGTGAATCAATCATCGGAAACCTTGCATCAATTCAACTCCCTTTCTACGTGGGCGGTAGTCTGGTACTGCTCTGCATTGTGCTAATTCTCCTATCTTTCCATAATGTCAATTTCAAGCGGCGAAAAATCAAGGTAGGCATTCTGGATGTCTTCACGAACCTATGGGCGATTTTCAAGCACCCTCTAACCCTACGCATAGCCGCAGTTTACTTTTTTTCTCAGATTGCACTGAATGTGTTTTTCATCTTTGTCGACGATTACCTCCAAAGTCGTTTCAATTTCAGCACCTTGCAAAACAGTATCATCCTAATTGTCTTCGGGCTCGCTATTGCTTTTTCCGGCAGTGTACTCGTCGCACCCCTGGCCAGGAAGTTCAGAAAAAAGCGCATCGTTTATGCTACACTTTTCATTATGGGCATTGGTCTCATTCTTTTCATTCTAAATCCGATTGCGCAACTCTCCTACCTCTTGATGATTCCGATAGTCGTGGCATGGGCGGTCAATTACCCGCTCATTCTAACGCTTTTTTCCAATAGCGTTAATGATCAGGAACAAGGCTGGGTCATGGGTATAAGTATCGCACTCTTCACCATAGGCTCCGGCTTAATCTCGCTTCTTGGTGGGCAGCTCATGGCTATCAACATAAACTTGGCTTTCGCTTTAGGCGCTGTAAGTGCGTTTCTTGCAGCAGCGTTCGTTATGATTTTCTGGCGTGGAAAAGCCTTTGATAAAATAGATACAATATAATTATATTATTAAATCAGCAAGCACTTGGCAAAAGCCGGGCGACAATTCCTGTTTCATTACCTGCGTTCAAATTGCCACCTTCGCCACAGACATCATTTGCCATGTTTTGAACAACTTTTGGGAAGCTACTATCTAACTGGAAAGCAAGCAGTGACAAAATCACTGGTGCTAACCATAAGGGTTTTGGCTTCAACTCAAACCAGATTTGAATTTCCGAACCTTCACCCTTCGATGACAGCTCCCAGCCACCAATCATATCACTGACTGGAAATGGAAACTTCGGATCATCGGCCTTAAACCTCACAGAGTAACCATGACCGACTCGAAAATCAGTGCACTCCTCAGCCCATTGATTGCCCTTGCAGTCCGAACATACACGCACAGCCCCAACTCCGGGAGCATCATTATTAATAACTACAGAGTCTTTCAGTCCTGAACTGTATTTATGAATATCGCCGAGTTGACTGATCACTTGCCACATTGAGGCAGATGGCGCATTGACTTCAATCGCGGCACAGAGCCGATAACCATTCTTATGTGAAGTTTTGTGCGCATGCTCAATCCCCCATAACTGGCAAGAACCAAAGACACAAACGACAATTGCAACAGCACTAATTAGCAACACTCCTGTGGAGGAAAAGTCTACGGGATTAAGTATCAACAACGGGATACTTGCCAAAACCCAAACGTAGTCCGAGCAACTGGCAATGAGTACGCGCCAGGCAATAATCCTCTTCCCCGTTGTCTGGTAAAACAGCTCTCCAGCAAACACAGCCAAAGCAACGCCAATGATAGTAAAAGCCACCGGACTATGAAATCCCAGCCAATCACCAACCAATGTAGGTTGGAAAATGAGAAATATGGCACTTACGGTAGAGAACAAGGCGTTGCCGGACAGCGCCAGACGAAGAGGTATCGAATTACCAATTGAATTCCGGGTTGCTTGATTATTCATTGTCAACTAAGTTTACAACCATGAGCAAAGATGTCAACCAAGTTGACGAGAAAAATAATCGCATAACCATGCTTCAGTTACTTGCCCAGGCCAACGCATGGTTCCAAACCAGCCTTTTGAACAAATTCAAAGCGAGCGGCTGGGACACTTTGGGCAACGCAGATCTCAACCTGCTTGCAAACCTGAATTGCGGATCGACTTACTCATCCGAACTGGCACGGCGAATGGGTGTCTCACGGCAAGCAATCAACAAACTGCTGAAGAATCTGGTCGAGGCCAGTCTTGTCACTCTGGAAACCGATCCTCAAAAAGGAAACACCAAGGTGATTGTCATTACCGAGACCGGACGGGAACTAATTATGCAGGCAATATCCGAACTTGATCAAATGGAGGCACTGCTTCAGCAGCGTATCGGAAAGACAAAGGCAACTGCACTACGCAAGGCATTGGAAGCCGACTGGGGCGAACCATCTTCCTGAAAGGAAGAGGATTAAAAGGGGCGACCGCGTAAGTCGTGACGGTGCCTAGGAAATTCTTGCCCTAGTATGAGTGGTAACCATTCTGAGCATGCGCAAACTCATTATGGGATGATAACGCCAATCAATATACTATATGAAAATTAAAACGAACCTACTTCTGGCGACGCTTGCTATACTATCGTCAGGAAGCCTCTTAGCCGTCGATATCTTCGACTTCGGATCAGCCCCGGATGAATGGACGGCGGCACCGAAAAACACCGCACTCGGTCAGAAAGCTCTCTCTTATTTTGACGAAGGACCAGTACCGCTGGATCAAGGCCGCATTATATTCAATGAGCGCTTCCGCTATGAGCATGCTTCGCAGTCCGCTTCAACCGCCCCCGGCCGTCCTGCTTCGACTGCATTCACGCTCAGGACCCGGATTGGATATGAAACACCAAAGTTTCACGGCTTCTATGGCTTGGGTGAATTTGAAAACACCTGGGCATTGAACCTGAGTAACTATCAGTCATTACCTGGCCCCGGTAAGGCCGTCATCGCCGACCCACGAAATAATCAGCTCAATCAACTCTTCATTGGTTATTCTGGTTTCAATTCAGACCTGAAAGGTGGTCGCCAGATTATCAACCTGGACAATCAGCGTTTTGTTGGCGCAGTCGCCTGGAGGCAAAACGACCAGACCTTTGATGCCGTTCGCGTAAGCACTGAAGTGATCAAGGATGCCTGGTTCTCTTACGTCTACAACTGGCAGGTCAACCGCATCTTCGGTGTCTATACCAATACCACAGCGCAGGAGCGCTTTCAAAGTCAAAGCCACTTCGTAAACTTCCATTACGATAATGTGCCCTTCGGCCAGATTGGTTCATACTTTTACTACCTTGATTTGGGAGCAACCAATCGCATTGCCACTGGCTCAGGTGCGTCCGGCTCGACTGCCGGACTTTTCTATAAAGGTAATTACGAGATCAATGATGACTGGAGCATTCCATTTCGTGCGGAGTATGCCTTTCAGGTTGATAACAATGCAACTGCTCCATCGCAGGGCAGTTTCTGGTTGAACTACTATCACGCCAAACTCGGAGTTACGCACAAAAACCAGACCTTTGGCCTTGGTTTTGAAAACCTCGGTGGTAACGGATTAAGTGGTGCTGCCGGCCGGGGCTTCTCCACACCGCTGGCAACCTTGCACAAATTCAATGGCTGGGCCGACGCATTCCTGGCCACCCCAACCACCGGACTGCGGGATTATTATTTCTATCACAAAAACGCACTCCCCTACGGATTCACCTTCATCGGCGCGATCCATTATTTCACTGACGCCAAAGAAGGCGAAACCTTCGGCAAGGAATGGGATGTCGGACTCTCTAAAAAGTTCACCGAGAACTTCAGTGGCTTGGTCAAATTCGCTTACTTCGATGGTAATGGATCTTCCACCCCCGTCAACAACGGAGCCATCAACAACAACTTCACCAAACTCTGGGTCCAATTCGACTTCAAACTGTAGGGGGAATTGAAGTTAACCCGATAAGCCCAATTCTTTACCAACAGAAGTCCGTCGGATACGAATCACCCGGCGGACTTTTTGTCTCCCCCCTGATTGCTCCTGAAGTCGGTGCGAGACAGTAACCCGTTCAGCAAACACTATTTAACGTAATATACGTTCCTGCGGTGTCACAAAAGCATTACTGGGCGATTTGGAAACTACCAAATAGGCCATCATCTCCGACTCCGAGCGGCTGCCCGTCAGGGGCAAAGGCAGCCATGTAGCTGCCTGTATTGTCTCCGCCGAATTCGAGGAAGAACAAACCTTCTTCGACATTCTGGCCTTCAACAAACTCGACCTGCAAGGCACCCAGATTGGCTCCCTGCTTGGTAAAGATGTACTGTCCAGTCAATGCGCTGGTGCTCGATCCTATCCGAAACTCACCACTCAAGGTTCCGTTGGAGAAAAAGCGCAGAGTGAGCACACCAAACTGACCATTGTCTTCCACATCGAACGTGAAGGTTTGATTGGCAATGGATAGTGGCGAATTCCCAACGACCTCACCCGCATTAATATACTCTCCGGAGTTTTGGACAAAGATGAAATACTGGCCATTACTCTCGAAAAAGTAGCCCCATGAGCTCTCATCCTGCAGATAGATCCAGGGAAAATCTGTCGTGTATGACCAACCAGTTACCTGGGCCTGGAGCGGAGCGAATTTTGCGGCAAAAAGACAAAGGAGGGCGAGAGCGATTTTTTTCATAGGAAGAGAATTTATATTAAGACACTCAGTCTTAGCCTTTATTCCTCTAAAAATCAATGCTCAAGGATTTCGACCTCGTAACCATCCGGGTCGGTAATGAAGGCCATTTTCATACCATCTTCAGAGGCAAACTTTTCCTTCCAGCCATCAGGCCAAATCTCAATACCGGCACCTTCCAGCTTCTGACAATACTCGACGATATCATCAACACGGATGCAGGTGTGGACGAGATCTTCAGGAACTTCGACCTTGTAGTCGGGAGAATGAGTCAGCTCGAGACGATGTGCACTGCCAGGGATTTCAAGGTGGGCCAGTTGATTGCCGGAAGGCGATTTATCCGTGCGCTTCACAACGTTGAAACCGCAAGTCAGGCAGTACCAATCGATGGATTTTTGAAGATCGCTAACGCGAATACGAGTATGGTCAAAGGTAATGGGCATGGTCTGATGATAGTTGGTATTGGTGATTAAAAAGCTGCAATTTATCATCCGGATAAATGAACGCAAGCCATAGGCCTATTTTATAACATTGCTTTCTTTGCTCTGTGTCCTCTGTGGCAAAAAACGACTCTGGCAATCGTTTCAAGCCTCCCGATGCAAAACTCCCGCGATGATGCCGCCGACAAAAAGCATGAGCGGCTGATAAAGCATGATGGGCAATAAAACCAGACTGATGGTAACATCGGTTCCGGAAAATATGCTCTCGCCCATTGGAACGGCCGCGGCGAGGCCTTTTTGAGCGGAACAGAAAAAAGCGGAAATCCCATCAGCACGGGAAAACCTGAAGAACCGAACTCCTGCGAACGAAAGTGACTTTGCAACACAGAGAAAGGCCACACAGAGTCCCAAAACAATCAGCAATTGCTCTCTTGGCAGACTCTCCCAACCGCCGGTCATGACGGCATTACTGAAAACACAGTAGATAATGAAATACACCATAAAGGTGTTGATGCGATTGGCCCAACGACGCCTTTTGGCGACAAACTCACGGATCTTCGATGAAAGCCCGCGCAGGATCTGCCCCACCAGCATCGGGAGGAAGAGCAACAGGGCGATCCGCATCAAAAGGGGCGCGATCGGAATACTGACGCCCTTCGTCGAAACGATCCACGCCATGACAACTGGAACAATAAAGATCCCAATCACATTGGCGGTTGCCACATTGAAGGTCGCGACTGCAGGATTGCCTCCCGCTGTCGTCGAATAAACCACTGCAGTCGAAACCGTCGTCGGTAAAACAGAAAGATAAATAAACCCCAGCCAAATATCGGGATTCATCTGCCCCTTCAAAGGCCACATGGCAAGAAACACCAGGATTGGATAACCGATAAAAATACTGAGCTGGACAAAAGTGTGAACCCGAACCTTGCGAAAGACTCCGTGAATTTCTTCGATTGGCAGAACCAGCCCCTGAAAGAAGAAGATAAATACAACCGCAAGTTTCGCCGTAATCTGACTTTGCAAAACACCACCGGAAGCCCCCCACTCAGGTATGGCAAAAGCAAGGCCAACCGCAGTGGAGAGGCCCAAAAGAAAGATAAGAACAGCTTTTATCTGCTTCATAAAATCTGTCAGCAGTGGTGAAAGGTGAATATAGTTTTAACCACAGAAAGGGCGAAGAGCACAGCGTAATTATTGCCGGGTGTCGACCTCATGAATGGGATTTCCATATCGGTATTGACGGCAGCTTACTGGCAAATGGCTTTCTCTTGCACGATGTTGCACTAACGGCGGAATGTTTTGGTTAATAGTGCAACGACATCACTTCGCTCATCAAAACGAGTAACCCACAGACATAAAAAGTAAACGCAAACTCCAACCGGAACCAGGACCAGCACGGCAACCACATCTCCAAGTTTACCCAGACTGATAAAATGCTCCACTCCAAGTTTTCCTCCCCAGCAAACCAGTGCCATGACAACACTGCTGATGCCAATGGAAGTAATGGCGTTGCCAACTCGTTCATGACTGGAGAAGCCGGGTTTATCCCTTAACCAGAGTCGCAGCAGAACCGTTTGAACAACGGCAGACAGCATATTGGCCAGAGCCAGACCCAGAATGCCCAGAGGCAAAATCAAAACGATACTCGCAACAAGATTCACCGCAAAGGACCAGGCAGCAACACGAACCGGCGTCCGCGTGTCCTTGGTGGCATGATAACCCCGCGTTATAAATGTCGATGCTCCATAAAATGGGATCGCCAGCGAAAACACCAGAAGCACGGGCTGGGTGACTGACACATCAGACGCCGTAAAGCGCCCCCATTCAAAGAGCAATCGAAGAACCGGCCCCGAAAGCACAGCCAGCCCCACCGCAGCCGGAACCGTGATCGCCATGATCAGCCGAAGCCCCTGTGAAAACGAATGTGCCAGGCGCTCAGTATCTCCCGCCGAAGCATGTAAGCTCAGGTTGGGAAAAAGCACTGTGGCAATGGCGATGGCAAACACCCCAAGCGGGAGTTCGATCAGACGACTCGCAAGATAAAGGGCCGGCAAGGCATCATCACTTAAGCCAAAACCAAAGAGTCGGGAAACGAGGATATTGACCTGCATAATTGCCGCACCGGCCAAAGCCGGCAGAAAAAGCTGGCGCAGTTCAGTCAAACGATCGTTTTTCGTCAAATCCCACTTTGGGTGCCAACCTTCATGCTTCATCGCCAGCATAGGAATGACGAACTGGGCAAGCCCCCCGAGAAGAACCCCTCCCGCCAGCCACCAGGCCACCTGCGATGAGGTTCCCTTCAAGGCAAAACCGCCAATGAGCATGGCCCCAATCATCGCAATATTGAGCCAGACGGAGGAAAGCGCATGGACGGCAAAACGATGAAGCACGTTCAACAAGGCTCCAAGAGCTGCCGCCAAACAGACGAACACCATGTAGGGCAAAAGAAGGGCTCCAAATATACAACCAAGCAGCCAGCGATGCTCGTTCCCCGAAAGAGAGTCTCCCAAGGCCCAGACAAAGAGACCATAAACCAGGCCGTAGATCACAAGCCCGGCCAGCGTCAGCCAGAGCAAGCTAATGAGAACCCGAGTCAGGACTTTCCCTGAAAAATCGAAGGCCGCCTGCTTTCCCTCTGCGTTGAGAATGTCAGAAAAAACAGGAACAAGAGCCGATGTCAGTGCGCCCTCCCCCAGCAAACGCCGGAAAAGATTCGGCACGGTAAATGCAAAAAGAAAGGCGGAAGCAGCCGGAGAAGTGCCCAATAATGACATCATCAGGACATCACGAAACAGCCCCAGAACTCTGGAACCAAGCGTTGAGGCCGCGACAACGGCTATGTTTTGCAAGTGTCTGGCCACAAAAAGGAACCTTTAGAGAACGAAATTAGGGAATTGCCCTTCTCACCTTCCAGTGAATAGCGTGTGCACACTTTTTCGATTATGTCACTCATCAATAAACTTTCAATCCGACTTCAGAACCATCCAAAACGCGTGGCTTTCCCCGAAGGTGCTGACCCCCGCATCATTCAAGCAGCTCGTCAATTCGCAACCCGAGGCCTGGGTGTGCCAATCCTTCTCGGAGATCGCAGCCGGATAAAAATCAACGCCGCCCGGCTCGATATTCGCCTCGACGGCATCCGCATCATCGAGCCAGCCCGCTCGGATGAGATGGAGCAATTTTCAACAAAGTTCCAGGGGCTGCGCCGTTTCAAGGGCCTGAATGATAAGCAGACCCGGGAATTTCTGGAAAACACCAGCTACTTTGCCACCATGATGCTGGCAACGGCCGCCTGTGATGCCATTGTCTCCGGGGCGACCGTCTCAGCATCGAGTGCGCTGCGTCCGCTTTTCCGCATTATCCCAACCCAGGAAGGTGTTCAGACAGCCTCTTCCATGCTCATACTGGAAAAAGAAGACTCGCGCCTTGGCGTCGATGGCGCCCTGTTCTGTTCGGACTGCGGTGTTATTCCGGAACCAACCGCTGAGCAGCTTTCTGACATCGCAGTGACCACAGCTGGTCTAGCCCACCACCTGACCAACCAAACACCCAAGGTTGCCATGCTGAGCTTCTCTTCCAAAAAGGACAAGAGTAGCAATGCCAGCATCTCCAGAGTGAAGGCAGCAACCTCAATGGCCCGGGACAAGATACGTGAATTTGACATGCCTGCTGATATCGATGGCGAGCTTCAGGTCGACGCAGCCCTTGACAGCTTTGTGGCCGAGCAAAAGGGTATTGGTGGCTCCGTCGCCGGAAAGGCCAATGTCCTGATCTTCCCTGACTTGAACAGCGGCAATATCGCCTCCAAGCTCGCACAACTCGTAGCGGGCTGCC
The Rubellicoccus peritrichatus DNA segment above includes these coding regions:
- a CDS encoding MarR family winged helix-turn-helix transcriptional regulator, producing MSKDVNQVDEKNNRITMLQLLAQANAWFQTSLLNKFKASGWDTLGNADLNLLANLNCGSTYSSELARRMGVSRQAINKLLKNLVEASLVTLETDPQKGNTKVIVITETGRELIMQAISELDQMEALLQQRIGKTKATALRKALEADWGEPSS
- a CDS encoding bile acid:sodium symporter family protein; this encodes MKQIKAVLIFLLGLSTAVGLAFAIPEWGASGGVLQSQITAKLAVVFIFFFQGLVLPIEEIHGVFRKVRVHTFVQLSIFIGYPILVFLAMWPLKGQMNPDIWLGFIYLSVLPTTVSTAVVYSTTAGGNPAVATFNVATANVIGIFIVPVVMAWIVSTKGVSIPIAPLLMRIALLLFLPMLVGQILRGLSSKIREFVAKRRRWANRINTFMVYFIIYCVFSNAVMTGGWESLPREQLLIVLGLCVAFLCVAKSLSFAGVRFFRFSRADGISAFFCSAQKGLAAAVPMGESIFSGTDVTISLVLLPIMLYQPLMLFVGGIIAGVLHREA
- a CDS encoding phosphate acyltransferase, with protein sequence MSLINKLSIRLQNHPKRVAFPEGADPRIIQAARQFATRGLGVPILLGDRSRIKINAARLDIRLDGIRIIEPARSDEMEQFSTKFQGLRRFKGLNDKQTREFLENTSYFATMMLATAACDAIVSGATVSASSALRPLFRIIPTQEGVQTASSMLILEKEDSRLGVDGALFCSDCGVIPEPTAEQLSDIAVTTAGLAHHLTNQTPKVAMLSFSSKKDKSSNASISRVKAATSMARDKIREFDMPADIDGELQVDAALDSFVAEQKGIGGSVAGKANVLIFPDLNSGNIASKLAQLVAGCRSYGQIITGLSKPAAEISRGASAHDIFGTAVIVAAQAVDRSYLFPVMESK
- a CDS encoding transporter substrate-binding domain-containing protein; this encodes MRNLIIATLLFLTTCFTANSQTGASNVQSDTTKKDDVLLVATRQAPPFSFIDENGRWTGITIELWEAIAAKLNVKYEYKDYNLSELLKAVETGEADIGAAAITITAERVKKMDFTHTYFGEGLGIATTVEREDIWTHLASTILTWNFAKALLALITILLIAGLLIWLVERKNNPEQFGGRMHHGLGNGFWWSAVTMTTVGYGDKAPVTVLGRFIGLVWMFTSIIIISGFTGAIATALTVGQLEPAVTGPQDLPNVKVGVLKDSSGEEFLEATGLKPINFNSVDDGLKALQNGEIKAFVHDKPILVYSVDERYINSIKVLEHSFDPGFIGLALPLESKNLKETDLALLEFVQTPAWDAILKKYGVD
- a CDS encoding MFS transporter, which codes for MKLAKFSLLLVILLDVMGQGLVIPILTTILMDADQTFLAKDTSKGTRQFYFGITMALFYLGWFLGAAYISKLSDYIGRKQGILICLGGTLSGYILTIFALSFDSLILLVLARMITGFTAGNQPIAQAALVDSCKSDDDKNRAMGLVVVAISIGLVMGPLLGGLLSSESIIGNLASIQLPFYVGGSLVLLCIVLILLSFHNVNFKRRKIKVGILDVFTNLWAIFKHPLTLRIAAVYFFSQIALNVFFIFVDDYLQSRFNFSTLQNSIILIVFGLAIAFSGSVLVAPLARKFRKKRIVYATLFIMGIGLILFILNPIAQLSYLLMIPIVVAWAVNYPLILTLFSNSVNDQEQGWVMGISIALFTIGSGLISLLGGQLMAININLAFALGAVSAFLAAAFVMIFWRGKAFDKIDTI
- a CDS encoding VOC family protein; this translates as MPITFDHTRIRVSDLQKSIDWYCLTCGFNVVKRTDKSPSGNQLAHLEIPGSAHRLELTHSPDYKVEVPEDLVHTCIRVDDIVEYCQKLEGAGIEIWPDGWKEKFASEDGMKMAFITDPDGYEVEILEH
- a CDS encoding alginate export family protein; the protein is MKIKTNLLLATLAILSSGSLLAVDIFDFGSAPDEWTAAPKNTALGQKALSYFDEGPVPLDQGRIIFNERFRYEHASQSASTAPGRPASTAFTLRTRIGYETPKFHGFYGLGEFENTWALNLSNYQSLPGPGKAVIADPRNNQLNQLFIGYSGFNSDLKGGRQIINLDNQRFVGAVAWRQNDQTFDAVRVSTEVIKDAWFSYVYNWQVNRIFGVYTNTTAQERFQSQSHFVNFHYDNVPFGQIGSYFYYLDLGATNRIATGSGASGSTAGLFYKGNYEINDDWSIPFRAEYAFQVDNNATAPSQGSFWLNYYHAKLGVTHKNQTFGLGFENLGGNGLSGAAGRGFSTPLATLHKFNGWADAFLATPTTGLRDYYFYHKNALPYGFTFIGAIHYFTDAKEGETFGKEWDVGLSKKFTENFSGLVKFAYFDGNGSSTPVNNGAINNNFTKLWVQFDFKL
- the murJ gene encoding murein biosynthesis integral membrane protein MurJ, giving the protein MARHLQNIAVVAASTLGSRVLGLFRDVLMMSLLGTSPAASAFLFAFTVPNLFRRLLGEGALTSALVPVFSDILNAEGKQAAFDFSGKVLTRVLISLLWLTLAGLVIYGLVYGLFVWALGDSLSGNEHRWLLGCIFGALLLPYMVFVCLAAALGALLNVLHRFAVHALSSVWLNIAMIGAMLIGGFALKGTSSQVAWWLAGGVLLGGLAQFVIPMLAMKHEGWHPKWDLTKNDRLTELRQLFLPALAGAAIMQVNILVSRLFGFGLSDDALPALYLASRLIELPLGVFAIAIATVLFPNLSLHASAGDTERLAHSFSQGLRLIMAITVPAAVGLAVLSGPVLRLLFEWGRFTASDVSVTQPVLLVFSLAIPFYGASTFITRGYHATKDTRTPVRVAAWSFAVNLVASIVLILPLGILGLALANMLSAVVQTVLLRLWLRDKPGFSSHERVGNAITSIGISSVVMALVCWGGKLGVEHFISLGKLGDVVAVLVLVPVGVCVYFLCLWVTRFDERSDVVALLTKTFRR
- a CDS encoding SRPBCC family protein: MNNQATRNSIGNSIPLRLALSGNALFSTVSAIFLIFQPTLVGDWLGFHSPVAFTIIGVALAVFAGELFYQTTGKRIIAWRVLIASCSDYVWVLASIPLLILNPVDFSSTGVLLISAVAIVVCVFGSCQLWGIEHAHKTSHKNGYRLCAAIEVNAPSASMWQVISQLGDIHKYSSGLKDSVVINNDAPGVGAVRVCSDCKGNQWAEECTDFRVGHGYSVRFKADDPKFPFPVSDMIGGWELSSKGEGSEIQIWFELKPKPLWLAPVILSLLAFQLDSSFPKVVQNMANDVCGEGGNLNAGNETGIVARLLPSAC